The following proteins come from a genomic window of Corallococcus sp. NCRR:
- the ettA gene encoding energy-dependent translational throttle protein EttA, whose protein sequence is MAQNFIFTMQDLRKVKNGKDILKGIYLSFFPGAKIGVIGPNGSGKSTLLRIMAGVDTEFFGIAKPDPTVKVGYLAQEPQLETKLDVKGNVELGLKEIRQALDRFNEVSAKFAEPMDDAAMEKLLAEQAKLQDFIDANNGWELDRTLEMAMDALRLPPGDADVTKLSGGEKRRVALCRILLEKPDLLLLDEPTNHLDAESVAWLEQALKAYTGTIVCITHDRYFLDNVAEWILELDRGEGVPWKGNYSSWLDQKQKRLELEEKSESHRQKTLKRELEWVRASPKARQAKSKARIAAYEDLLNQSQEKREPTGEVVIPPGEKLGGLVVEAKGLRKAYGDRLLIDDLNFKLPPGGIVGVIGPNGAGKTTLFRMLTGAEKPDAGELRVGETVKMAYVDQSRDALNGENSVFQEVSGGLDHLDLGRAGQMPSRAYLAGFAFKGQDQQKRVKDLSGGERNRVHLAKMLKEGGNLLLLDEPTNDLDVETLRSLEDALLSFAGCAVVISHDRWFLDRIATHILAFEGDSKAFFFEGNFEDYEADKKKRLGPDALEPHRIRYRPLTKS, encoded by the coding sequence ATGGCCCAGAATTTCATCTTCACGATGCAGGACCTGCGCAAGGTCAAGAACGGCAAGGACATCCTCAAAGGCATCTACCTGTCCTTCTTCCCGGGCGCGAAGATTGGCGTGATTGGCCCCAACGGCTCCGGCAAGTCCACGCTCCTGCGCATCATGGCGGGGGTGGACACGGAGTTCTTCGGCATCGCGAAGCCGGACCCCACGGTGAAGGTGGGCTACCTGGCGCAGGAGCCGCAGCTCGAAACGAAGCTGGACGTGAAGGGGAACGTGGAGCTGGGCCTGAAGGAGATCCGTCAGGCACTGGACCGCTTCAATGAGGTGAGCGCGAAGTTCGCGGAGCCCATGGATGACGCGGCCATGGAGAAGCTGCTCGCCGAGCAGGCGAAGCTGCAGGACTTCATCGACGCGAACAACGGCTGGGAGCTGGACCGCACGCTGGAGATGGCGATGGACGCCCTGCGGCTGCCCCCGGGCGACGCGGACGTGACGAAGCTGTCCGGCGGTGAGAAGCGCCGCGTGGCGCTCTGCCGCATCCTCCTGGAGAAGCCGGACCTGCTGCTCCTGGACGAGCCCACCAACCACCTGGACGCGGAGAGCGTGGCGTGGCTGGAGCAGGCGCTGAAGGCATACACGGGGACCATCGTGTGCATCACGCACGACCGGTACTTCCTGGACAACGTGGCGGAGTGGATTCTGGAGCTGGACCGCGGCGAGGGGGTGCCCTGGAAGGGGAACTACTCCAGCTGGCTGGACCAGAAGCAGAAGCGGCTGGAGCTGGAGGAGAAGTCGGAGAGTCACCGTCAGAAGACGCTCAAGCGCGAGCTGGAGTGGGTGCGCGCGTCTCCGAAGGCGCGTCAGGCGAAGAGCAAGGCGCGCATCGCGGCGTACGAGGACCTGCTCAACCAGTCGCAGGAGAAGCGCGAGCCGACGGGCGAGGTGGTGATTCCGCCGGGCGAGAAGCTGGGCGGTCTGGTGGTGGAGGCGAAGGGGCTGCGCAAGGCGTACGGCGACCGGCTGCTCATCGACGACCTGAACTTCAAGTTGCCGCCGGGTGGCATCGTGGGCGTGATTGGTCCGAACGGCGCGGGCAAGACGACGCTGTTCCGGATGCTGACGGGCGCGGAGAAGCCGGACGCGGGCGAGCTGCGCGTGGGCGAGACCGTGAAGATGGCCTACGTGGACCAGAGCCGCGACGCGCTGAACGGTGAGAATTCGGTGTTCCAGGAGGTGAGCGGCGGGTTGGATCACCTGGACCTGGGCCGTGCGGGCCAGATGCCCAGCCGGGCGTACCTGGCGGGGTTCGCGTTCAAGGGGCAGGACCAGCAGAAGCGGGTGAAGGACCTGTCCGGCGGCGAGCGCAACCGGGTGCACCTGGCGAAGATGCTGAAGGAGGGCGGCAACCTGCTCTTGTTGGACGAGCCCACGAACGACCTGGACGTGGAGACGCTGCGCAGCCTGGAGGACGCGCTGCTCAGCTTCGCGGGCTGCGCGGTGGTCATCAGCCACGACCGCTGGTTCCTGGACCGCATCGCCACGCACATCCTGGCGTTCGAAGGCGACAGCAAAGCCTTCTTCTTCGAGGGCAACTTCGAGGACTACGAAGCGGACAAGAAGAAGCGCCTGGGCCCGGACGCGCTGGAGCCGCACCGGATCCGGTACCGCCCGCTGACGAAGAGCTGA
- a CDS encoding ABC transporter permease translates to MNVLGMQTLFAKEVRRFMRVPGQTVLSPLISTTLYFIVFGYSISGRIHEVEGHPYLHFIVPGLVFLGIANNAFLNSSSSLFITKIQGTVVDLLVAPLGPGELMVGFIGGAMVRGLVVGLLTWIVAAVFSGFSLEHPLATLYFLLLSSYVFSVLGMLAAVWAEKFEQINFFPTFVMLPLTFLGGVFYSVRELPSPWSQVSLFNPMVYMVEGLRYGMLGSSLFSPLVGGAILAVTAAVATGVTYAVLRSGYKMKA, encoded by the coding sequence ATGAACGTCCTCGGGATGCAGACGCTGTTCGCGAAGGAGGTCCGGCGCTTCATGCGCGTGCCGGGCCAGACCGTCCTCTCGCCCCTCATCAGCACCACGCTGTACTTCATCGTCTTCGGCTATTCGATTTCCGGCCGCATCCACGAGGTGGAGGGCCACCCGTACCTGCACTTCATCGTGCCGGGCCTCGTGTTCCTGGGCATCGCGAACAACGCGTTCCTCAACAGCTCCTCGTCGCTGTTCATCACCAAGATTCAAGGCACGGTGGTGGACCTGCTGGTGGCGCCGCTGGGGCCCGGTGAGCTGATGGTGGGCTTCATCGGCGGCGCCATGGTGCGCGGCCTGGTGGTGGGCCTGCTGACGTGGATTGTCGCGGCGGTGTTCTCCGGCTTCAGCCTGGAGCACCCGCTGGCGACGCTCTACTTCCTCCTGCTGTCCAGCTACGTGTTCAGCGTGCTGGGCATGCTCGCCGCCGTGTGGGCGGAGAAGTTCGAGCAGATCAACTTCTTCCCGACCTTCGTCATGCTGCCCCTCACGTTCCTGGGCGGCGTCTTCTACTCGGTGCGCGAGCTGCCCTCGCCGTGGAGCCAGGTCAGCCTCTTCAACCCCATGGTCTACATGGTGGAGGGGCTGCGCTACGGCATGCTCGGCAGCAGCCTGTTTTCACCGCTGGTGGGTGGGGCCATCCTCGCCGTGACGGCTGCGGTCGCGACGGGCGTCACGTACGCGGTGCTGCGCTCCGGCTACAAGATGAAGGCCTAG
- a CDS encoding VOC family protein yields the protein MPSKPRRTGHVRSQPLIAVRDVEASSRWYQQVLGCESGHGGPEYEMLLNNGELVLQLHAWDLDEHANLMGPDTAPKGHGVLLWFETTDFDACVEAAQALKVEWVEEPHVNPNSRRWEFWVKDPDGYVVVVAAESRAKRS from the coding sequence ATGCCGAGCAAGCCCCGCCGCACCGGCCACGTCCGTTCGCAGCCCCTCATCGCGGTGCGCGACGTGGAGGCCAGCAGCCGGTGGTACCAGCAGGTGCTCGGCTGCGAGAGCGGGCACGGCGGGCCCGAGTACGAGATGTTGCTGAACAACGGCGAGCTCGTGCTCCAGCTCCACGCGTGGGACCTGGATGAGCACGCGAACCTGATGGGGCCGGACACGGCGCCGAAGGGCCACGGCGTGCTGCTCTGGTTCGAGACCACGGACTTCGACGCGTGCGTGGAGGCGGCGCAGGCGCTGAAGGTGGAGTGGGTGGAAGAGCCGCACGTGAACCCGAACTCACGCCGCTGGGAGTTCTGGGTGAAGGATCCGGACGGCTACGTCGTCGTCGTGGCCGCGGAGTCGCGAGCGAAGCGCTCCTGA
- a CDS encoding M20 family metallopeptidase has protein sequence MNVDQALASSERIWEQEILPALERYIRIPNKSPAFDPDWVKSGHMEQAVQLIADWCRAQATHLPGLTVEVVRLKTADGKDRTPVIYMEVPGTRGDDTVLLYGHLDKQPEMTGWREGLTPWTPVREGDKLFGRGGADDGYSAFASLSALRLLKEQGVPHARCAIVIEACEESGSYDLPAYIEALAPRIGKPSLVVCLDSGCANYEQLWMTTSLRGMVAGNLRVDILTEGVHSGDATGVVASSMRIMRMLLSRVEDEATGHIKVQALHTEIPEGRRQQAKAAAQTMGDELFSKFPWVEGARPVTTDGVELVLNRTWRPALALTGVEGVPALASAGNVLRPFTTWKLSMRIPPRVDPKAAAKALKETLEKDPPYGAKVSFEGDKASVGWDAPPLAGWLSNAVENASKACFGKPAMAMGEGGTIPFMGMLGERFPEAQFLITGLLGPGSNAHGPNEFLHIPTGKKLTAAVASVVADHFKR, from the coding sequence ATGAACGTCGACCAAGCCCTCGCCTCGTCCGAGCGCATCTGGGAGCAGGAAATCCTCCCGGCGCTGGAGCGCTACATCCGCATCCCCAACAAGTCGCCCGCCTTCGACCCGGACTGGGTGAAGTCCGGCCACATGGAGCAGGCCGTCCAGCTCATCGCGGACTGGTGCCGCGCGCAGGCCACGCACCTGCCGGGGCTGACGGTGGAGGTGGTGCGGCTGAAGACGGCGGACGGCAAGGACCGCACGCCGGTCATCTACATGGAGGTGCCGGGCACGCGCGGTGACGACACCGTGCTGCTCTACGGCCACCTGGACAAGCAGCCGGAGATGACCGGCTGGCGCGAGGGCCTGACGCCGTGGACCCCCGTGCGCGAGGGCGACAAGCTCTTCGGGCGCGGCGGCGCGGATGACGGCTACTCCGCGTTCGCGTCGCTGTCCGCGCTGCGGCTGCTGAAGGAGCAGGGCGTGCCGCACGCGCGCTGCGCCATCGTCATCGAGGCGTGCGAGGAGAGCGGCAGCTACGACCTGCCCGCGTACATCGAGGCGCTGGCGCCGCGCATCGGCAAGCCGTCGCTGGTGGTGTGCCTGGACTCGGGCTGCGCGAACTACGAGCAGCTGTGGATGACCACCAGCCTGCGCGGCATGGTGGCCGGCAACCTGCGCGTGGACATCCTCACGGAGGGCGTGCACTCCGGTGACGCGACGGGCGTGGTGGCGTCCTCCATGCGCATCATGCGGATGCTGCTGTCGCGCGTGGAGGACGAGGCCACGGGCCACATCAAGGTGCAGGCCCTGCACACGGAGATTCCCGAGGGTCGCCGCCAGCAGGCGAAGGCCGCCGCCCAGACGATGGGCGACGAGCTGTTCTCCAAGTTCCCCTGGGTGGAGGGCGCGCGCCCGGTGACGACGGACGGCGTGGAGCTGGTGCTCAACCGCACCTGGCGTCCGGCGCTGGCGCTGACGGGCGTGGAGGGCGTGCCGGCCCTGGCGAGCGCGGGCAACGTGCTGCGCCCCTTCACGACGTGGAAGCTGTCCATGCGCATCCCGCCGCGCGTGGACCCCAAGGCGGCCGCGAAGGCGCTGAAGGAGACGCTGGAGAAGGACCCGCCGTACGGCGCGAAGGTGTCGTTCGAAGGGGACAAGGCGTCGGTGGGCTGGGACGCGCCGCCGCTGGCCGGCTGGCTGTCCAACGCGGTGGAGAACGCGTCCAAGGCGTGCTTCGGCAAGCCCGCGATGGCGATGGGCGAGGGTGGCACCATCCCGTTCATGGGCATGCTGGGTGAGCGCTTCCCGGAGGCGCAGTTCCTCATCACGGGCCTGTTGGGGCCGGGCAGCAACGCGCACGGGCCCAATGAGTTCCTGCACATCCCCACGGGCAAGAAGCTGACCGCCGCGGTGGCGAGCGTCGTCGCGGACCACTTCAAGCGGTAG
- a CDS encoding AAA family ATPase → MIESVQFRNFKAYRSLDLDLEPFTVLVGPNASGKTTLLDGLRMLAMLVRLPPVFPEERVIPESFRSFGVSQPTELTFYTRHEAYLGEVRIWGAGGPIARGPFSRAVNKESEPGLRRADDKLRQFLRTATLLRFEARKLADASYSDEQVPTVASDGAGLASTIAFLKLSHEDLFEEIESALKQVVPSVRKIRVERASVEQSNVRTIALDDQTTHVSEKRTLWGNRIVLDMQGAKGVPADSVGEGTLMALGLLTVLLGPKRPKLLLLDDIELALHPVAQGKLIGVLRAIQENNPELQIVATSHSPFILNYLKPEEIRMTFLAENGFARCEKLTAHPEFEKWKGLMSPGEFWSTVGESWIGKLPASAPHE, encoded by the coding sequence GTGATCGAGTCGGTGCAGTTCCGCAACTTCAAGGCGTACCGCTCACTCGACCTGGACCTGGAGCCTTTCACCGTGCTGGTGGGGCCGAATGCTTCGGGCAAGACGACGCTGCTGGATGGCTTGCGGATGCTGGCCATGCTCGTCCGGCTTCCTCCCGTATTTCCGGAAGAAAGAGTCATTCCAGAGAGCTTTCGTTCTTTTGGCGTGAGTCAACCTACTGAGCTGACTTTCTACACACGCCATGAGGCATACCTCGGTGAAGTGCGTATCTGGGGGGCTGGAGGGCCTATTGCGAGGGGACCGTTCTCGAGGGCGGTAAATAAGGAATCCGAGCCTGGACTGCGGCGTGCCGACGACAAGTTGCGTCAGTTCTTGCGCACAGCGACGCTCCTGCGATTCGAGGCGAGGAAGCTGGCAGACGCATCGTATAGCGATGAGCAGGTGCCCACAGTCGCCAGTGACGGCGCCGGGCTGGCCTCCACGATTGCATTCCTCAAATTGAGCCATGAGGACTTGTTCGAGGAGATTGAGTCCGCGCTGAAGCAGGTCGTGCCGTCTGTGCGTAAGATTCGCGTCGAGCGTGCCTCGGTTGAGCAGAGCAACGTGCGAACGATTGCACTCGATGACCAGACGACCCATGTGTCCGAGAAACGGACGCTCTGGGGAAATCGGATCGTGCTCGATATGCAAGGCGCCAAGGGCGTGCCCGCAGACTCTGTGGGCGAAGGCACGTTGATGGCATTGGGGCTGCTGACAGTGCTGCTCGGACCCAAACGGCCCAAGCTGCTCCTCCTGGATGACATTGAGCTGGCGCTTCATCCCGTGGCGCAGGGAAAGCTTATCGGGGTTCTGCGTGCCATCCAGGAGAACAATCCCGAGTTGCAGATCGTGGCGACCAGTCACTCGCCGTTCATCCTGAACTACCTGAAGCCGGAAGAGATCCGGATGACCTTCCTGGCGGAGAACGGGTTCGCGCGCTGTGAGAAGCTCACGGCGCATCCCGAGTTCGAGAAGTGGAAGGGCCTGATGAGCCCCGGCGAGTTCTGGAGCACCGTGGGCGAGAGCTGGATTGGCAAGCTGCCCGCGTCCGCGCCGCATGAGTGA
- a CDS encoding ABC transporter ATP-binding protein produces the protein MSEPTTPALELKGLSKAYGKFTALHAVDLTIRPGEIFALLGPNGAGKTTLIGSVCGLVKKSAGTMKVFGKDLDQDPTGPRYQVGLVPQEINFDPFFSVAESLRIQQGYYGQPRDDARIDEVLTALNLQAKKDSLTRALSGGMKRRLLIAKALVHKPKLVFLDEPTAGVDVELRRDLWTYVKKIASEGTTIVLTTHYLEEAEELADRVGIINEGRLLMTEDKAALLRRFGEKRLVVTFAEPQAAMPAAGTRFAASLSADGRTLTYVERDNCAPSGELLRSLYADGLPIAEVETRRSRLEDVLIEILRGRPSQAA, from the coding sequence ATGTCCGAGCCCACGACCCCCGCCCTGGAGCTGAAGGGCCTCTCCAAGGCCTACGGAAAGTTCACCGCGCTTCACGCCGTGGACCTCACCATCCGCCCCGGTGAAATCTTCGCCCTCCTGGGCCCCAACGGCGCCGGCAAGACGACCCTCATCGGCAGTGTGTGCGGCCTGGTGAAGAAGTCCGCTGGCACCATGAAGGTCTTCGGCAAGGACCTGGACCAGGACCCCACCGGGCCCCGCTACCAGGTGGGCCTCGTGCCCCAGGAGATCAACTTCGACCCGTTCTTCTCCGTCGCGGAGTCCCTGCGCATCCAGCAGGGCTACTACGGCCAGCCCCGCGACGACGCGCGCATCGATGAGGTCCTCACCGCCCTGAACCTCCAGGCCAAGAAGGACTCCCTCACGCGCGCCCTGTCCGGCGGCATGAAGCGCCGGCTGCTCATCGCCAAGGCGCTGGTCCACAAGCCCAAGCTCGTGTTCCTGGACGAGCCCACCGCGGGCGTGGACGTGGAGCTGCGCCGCGACCTGTGGACGTATGTGAAGAAGATCGCCAGCGAGGGCACCACCATCGTCCTCACCACGCACTACCTGGAAGAGGCCGAGGAATTGGCGGACCGCGTGGGCATCATCAACGAGGGCCGCCTCCTCATGACCGAGGACAAGGCCGCGCTCCTGCGCCGCTTCGGTGAGAAGCGCCTGGTCGTGACCTTCGCCGAACCGCAGGCCGCCATGCCCGCCGCGGGCACGCGCTTCGCCGCGAGCCTCTCCGCCGATGGCCGCACGCTCACCTACGTGGAGCGCGACAACTGCGCGCCCTCCGGTGAGCTGCTCCGCTCGCTCTACGCGGACGGGCTGCCCATCGCCGAGGTGGAGACGCGGCGGTCGCGCCTGGAAGACGTGCTCATCGAAATCCTCCGTGGCCGCCCCTCGCAGGCCGCCTGA
- a CDS encoding serine/threonine protein kinase, translated as MAVVFGKYELLRKIASGGMGQVFLAREHGTGFERLVVLKLILPHLAEDEEFLEMFLDEARLVARLSHPNLITILDLTEIEGRHCLAMEYVQGEDVRRLDRFARKQERPLPVGLVVRIIADAAAGLSYAHGARDGHGQPLKLVHRDVSPQNVLVGFDGGVKVIDFGVAKAATSGQQTATGVLKGKYPYMSPEQANGMAVDGRSDQFALGVVMWELLTGKRLFKGDTDLMTLRLVRDCQVPPPSQLNPKLPPGLDEIVLKALAPTPEGRYADCAAFRLALEDWALNLRLPSSSAHLAAYLRELYADRIATEADPTKLDQLAEDVDLDAQSNSSRDGMPTSGARGQAGSRASKLVGPPSRPPTRVEPEKTRNTAALMPEPPKRRAWLPFVVGGVALVVGGAAVVLVRGGTETVTPPPVVATRPPEEVRGRAPETPTRPATPETPAQKPEPQPVRLMVTSEPPGATVQVAGEERGITPVALPLVPGEPSVAVTLALNGYEPVTRQVSAADAPGVAVALQKRPTRPATQPKKPPSGSTLGIKTGR; from the coding sequence ATGGCGGTGGTCTTCGGGAAATACGAGCTGCTTCGAAAAATCGCGTCGGGCGGAATGGGACAGGTGTTCCTCGCCCGAGAGCACGGGACGGGCTTCGAGCGCCTGGTCGTCCTCAAGCTCATCTTGCCGCACCTCGCCGAGGACGAAGAGTTCCTGGAGATGTTCCTGGACGAGGCGCGGCTGGTGGCGCGGCTGTCCCACCCGAACCTCATCACCATCCTCGACCTCACGGAGATTGAGGGCCGGCACTGCCTGGCCATGGAGTACGTGCAGGGCGAGGACGTGCGCCGCCTGGACCGCTTCGCGCGCAAGCAGGAGCGCCCGCTGCCGGTGGGACTGGTGGTGCGCATCATCGCGGACGCGGCGGCGGGGCTGTCCTACGCGCACGGTGCGCGGGACGGGCACGGTCAGCCGCTGAAGCTGGTGCACCGGGACGTGTCGCCGCAGAACGTGCTCGTCGGGTTCGACGGGGGCGTGAAGGTCATCGACTTCGGCGTGGCGAAGGCGGCCACCAGCGGTCAGCAGACGGCGACGGGCGTGCTCAAGGGCAAGTACCCGTACATGTCGCCGGAGCAGGCCAACGGCATGGCGGTGGACGGCCGGAGCGACCAGTTCGCGCTCGGCGTCGTGATGTGGGAGCTGCTCACGGGCAAGCGCCTCTTCAAGGGCGACACGGACCTGATGACGCTGCGGCTGGTGCGCGACTGCCAGGTGCCGCCGCCTTCGCAGCTCAACCCGAAGCTGCCGCCGGGCCTGGATGAGATTGTCCTCAAGGCCCTGGCGCCCACGCCGGAGGGTCGCTACGCGGACTGCGCCGCGTTCCGCCTGGCGCTGGAGGACTGGGCGCTCAACCTGCGGCTGCCGTCCAGCAGCGCGCACCTGGCCGCGTACCTGCGGGAGCTGTACGCGGACCGCATCGCCACGGAGGCGGATCCGACGAAGTTGGACCAGCTGGCCGAGGACGTGGACCTGGACGCGCAGTCCAACTCGTCACGGGACGGGATGCCCACGTCGGGTGCGCGGGGCCAGGCCGGCTCGCGGGCGTCGAAGCTGGTGGGGCCGCCGTCCCGTCCGCCCACGCGCGTGGAGCCGGAGAAGACGCGGAACACCGCGGCCCTGATGCCGGAGCCTCCGAAGCGGCGCGCGTGGCTGCCCTTCGTGGTGGGCGGCGTGGCGCTGGTGGTGGGCGGCGCGGCGGTGGTGCTGGTGCGCGGTGGCACCGAGACGGTGACGCCGCCCCCGGTCGTGGCCACGCGGCCCCCCGAGGAGGTGCGGGGCCGCGCGCCGGAGACGCCCACGCGTCCCGCGACGCCGGAGACGCCCGCGCAGAAGCCGGAGCCCCAGCCAGTGCGCTTGATGGTGACGAGCGAGCCGCCCGGCGCCACGGTGCAGGTGGCGGGTGAGGAGCGCGGCATCACGCCGGTGGCGCTGCCGCTGGTGCCCGGGGAGCCGTCGGTGGCGGTGACGCTCGCGCTCAACGGCTACGAGCCGGTGACGCGGCAGGTGTCCGCGGCGGACGCGCCCGGGGTGGCGGTGGCGCTCCAGAAGCGGCCGACGCGGCCGGCGACCCAGCCGAAGAAGCCACCCTCCGGGTCCACGCTGGGCATCAAGACGGGGCGCTGA
- a CDS encoding discoidin domain-containing protein, giving the protein MSQSHPSPWKRHLTTASALALFASAAPALAASGFTAVTASGNDGNLPSASIDGNLTTRWSSDGVGQWLRGDLGSVKSLSAVDIAWHRGDERTNTFVLATSTDGTTWSTAVSTKSSGTTANFERYSFTARNARYVRVTVNGNSVNTWASIAEWAAITGAATPTAGKDRFGVTMLYPSKSGGEAWTLADNALADSRFDPQDTITRNSDGSWKMKDKQVRMSVFTSTGYDDRKIPTYDRDVLASRGYMQAPNDWKNIEMTGFVKVNAVADVKDNFAWYARGGKHNDKYSGCEGSSYKAGLHYDGRARWEKETWHVSYEQTPYVTATSALKGRWVGFKAVMRNITVNSQTAVKLELYVNENADKVTWKKVYDQTDAGRWGGDAQHCGGAVPAAPITWGGPIAVFRWDNATDVDFKWLSVREIQP; this is encoded by the coding sequence TTGTCTCAATCTCATCCATCACCGTGGAAGCGGCACCTCACCACCGCGAGCGCGCTCGCGCTGTTCGCGTCCGCGGCACCGGCGCTCGCCGCGTCGGGCTTCACCGCTGTCACCGCCAGTGGGAATGACGGGAACCTTCCGTCCGCCTCCATCGACGGCAACCTCACCACGCGCTGGTCCAGCGACGGCGTGGGGCAGTGGCTCCGGGGCGACCTGGGCAGCGTGAAGTCGCTGTCCGCGGTGGACATCGCCTGGCACCGGGGCGACGAGCGGACCAACACGTTCGTCCTCGCCACGTCCACGGATGGCACCACCTGGTCCACGGCCGTGTCCACGAAGTCGTCCGGCACCACCGCGAACTTCGAGCGCTACAGCTTCACCGCGCGCAACGCCCGCTACGTGCGCGTCACCGTCAACGGCAACTCCGTCAACACCTGGGCCAGCATCGCGGAGTGGGCCGCCATCACCGGCGCCGCCACGCCCACGGCAGGCAAGGACCGCTTCGGCGTCACCATGCTCTACCCCTCGAAGTCCGGGGGCGAGGCGTGGACGCTGGCGGACAACGCGCTGGCGGATTCGCGCTTCGACCCGCAGGACACCATCACGCGCAACAGCGACGGCTCCTGGAAGATGAAGGACAAGCAGGTGCGGATGAGCGTCTTCACGTCCACGGGCTACGACGACCGGAAGATTCCCACCTACGACCGGGACGTGCTCGCGAGCCGCGGCTACATGCAGGCGCCGAACGACTGGAAGAACATCGAGATGACCGGCTTCGTGAAGGTCAACGCGGTGGCGGACGTGAAGGACAACTTCGCCTGGTACGCGCGCGGCGGGAAGCACAACGACAAGTACTCCGGCTGCGAGGGCAGCAGCTACAAGGCGGGCCTGCACTATGACGGCCGCGCGCGCTGGGAGAAGGAGACCTGGCACGTCTCCTACGAGCAGACGCCCTACGTCACCGCGACGTCCGCGCTGAAGGGCCGCTGGGTGGGCTTCAAGGCCGTCATGCGCAACATCACCGTCAACAGCCAGACGGCGGTGAAGCTGGAGCTGTACGTCAACGAGAACGCGGACAAGGTGACGTGGAAGAAGGTCTACGACCAGACCGACGCCGGCCGGTGGGGCGGGGATGCCCAGCACTGCGGCGGCGCCGTGCCGGCCGCGCCCATTACGTGGGGGGGCCCCATCGCGGTGTTCCGCTGGGACAACGCGACGGACGTGGACTTCAAGTGGCTGAGTGTTCGCGAAATCCAGCCCTGA